The Urbifossiella limnaea nucleotide sequence GATCGCGGCCCCGGCCGACGTGCCGCCGACCACGCCTCCGCGGGCGTGCAACTCGTGGAACGCCTTCGCGGCGGCCGTACCTCGGTACGCGGCGGCGATCTTCGCCTGGTCGCCGCCGGAGAACCACAGCCCGGTGGCGTCGGCGAGCGGCGCCGCGAACGCGGGGGCGTCGGCGGTCGTGCGGTCGCGGGTGTGCAGCAGCGTGACCGACGCCGGGTTCAGCTTCTTCCACTCGCCCAGGAACGCATCGGCCTTCGCGGCGTCGTCGGCGTCCGCGCTCGCCGTCGGCACGACGACGATCTTCGCCTTCTCGCCGCCGGCCAGGTCGAAGAACGCCTTGCGAATGTCGTCGGTCAGCCGCCCGCCGCCGACGACGACGAGCGGGCCGGGGAGCGTGGTCGGCGCCGGCAGCGGCGCCGCGGCGGCGGGGAGTGCGAGGAGGAGGACGAGCCAGGCGCGGCGCATAGGCGGGACTCCGGCGGTGAGTGGTGTTGTAGGGGCGGTGGCGCGGCGAACCTGTAGAACACCCGCCGTCACACTCCCGCCCGAGGGCTCGCCGTGCGCCCGTTCCTGGACGAGTTTCGCAAGTTCATCCTCCGCGGCAACGTCGTCGATCTGGCCGTCGGCGTCGTGATCGGCGCCGCGTTCGGCAAGATCGTCGACTCGCTGGTCGCGGACATGTTCATGCCGGTGGTCGGCGTGCTGACCGGCGGGTTCAACGTCGAGGGGATGCACACCACGCTGTACGGCGACGCCGTGCTGAAGTGGGGGAAGTTCCTGCAGGCGGTCATCAACTTCGTCATCATCGGGTTCTGCATGTTCCTGGTGGTGAAGGGGGTGAACGCGCTGCACCAGCACCTGCTGAAGCAGGAGGCCGCCGCCCCGCCGCCGCTGCCGTCGCCGACGGAGAAGCTGCTCGCCGAGATCCGCGACCTGCTGAAGGAGAAGCCAGACTCACTCCGGCCGGCCCAGCTGCCGAACCCGTAGCACCAGGACCAGAAGCAGAACCGCGCACGCGGCGCCGACCGCGTACCAGTTCGCCGGCAGCAGGTCGTACTCGACGAACCCCGGCGCCTCGGCGGCGTGCAGCGCGGCAGCCACGGGGCTGATCGTCAGCGCGGCCTCGACGGCGGTGTGGCCGAACGGGGCGTCGCGGGCGAGCCACACCAGCAGCGGCCCGGCGCACACCGCCACGAGCACCACGTTCGCGGTCGCCATCGCCGCGGCTGTGGTCCGCGCCAGGCTACTCGCGGCGGCGCCGAGCAGCACCGCGAACACCGCCGTCCCGGCCAGACACGCCACCGCCCGCCGCGCCTGCGGGGCGAGTTCGGGGCTCACCGTCATCATCACCACGTACCCGGGCAGCGTGGCGCACATCAGCAGCAGGAGCGGCCACGCGGCACTCAGGAGCTTGCCGCGGAGGATGCGGCCTGGCGTCAGCGGCGTGGTGCGCAACAGCGTCCACCCGCCGCCCTCGCGCTCGCTGCTAATCAAGCCCGCCGCCAGACTCGGGGCGAACAGCAACAGCAGCGCCGTTTGCAGCAGCACGAGCGCGGCCCCGATGCGTCCCGCCCCCCAGTCCACGGCCCCGCCGGCCGCGACGTAGGTGAGCCCGAGCGACAGCACGGCGCACCCGGCGATGAGCCGCAGCGTCCAGTGCCCGCGGCCGAACCGGCGGGTGCGGAACTCCTTCACCATGACCGGGTTCACCCACCGGCTGATGGGCCGGGCGCGGCGGTTCGGGTCGACGAGGAAGAACAGCCGCCGCCGCCGCCGCTCGCCGGCCGAGCGGTCCTCGGTCATCACGCCGGCGGCGCGGGCCACGTCGAGCGGCGACCGGGCCAGCGCGCGCACCGTGCTCGCGGCGCAGACGCCGCTCACGACCGTTGCCAGCAGGAGGAAGCGCGGCACGGCCCCGGTCGCGGTGGCGAGCCCGTGCGAGCCGACGCCGCCCTGCCCGAGCACTTCCATGATCGCGGGAATCGGCGACAGCGCCTTCACCCACGCGGCCGCGCCGCCGAGCAGGCCGGAATCGCCCTCGACGAGCCACGCCGGCGCGAGCGGCACGGCGCAGACGCCGATCGCCAGCGCGTACGCGGCGCGGAGCGCGGCGTCGGTCGAGCGCGCCCGGCCGCTCACCCACAGCGCCAGCGTGGCGAGTTGCAGCGCCGCGACGGCGAGAACGAGGTACAGGAGCGCGACGCCGCCGCGGACCGGCGCGCCGCCGAGGGCGTGGCACGCCGCCGCGGCGGGGGCGGTCATCAGGAGCAGCAGCGCGGTGAAGCCGAGGACGCCCCCGAGCTTGCCGAGGTAGATCGCCCACGGCGTCAGCGGCGAGTTCAGCAGCAGCGCCAGCGTCCCCTTCACGCGCTCGCGGACGATCGCCGTTGCGGGATAAGCGGGAACGAGGAACACGACGCCGGCCAGCAGCCCGTAGCCGAACACGCGCAGCACCTGCACCGAGCGCGCCCCGCCGACGTCGGTGACGCCGCCGGTCGGCCAGCGAACGAGCACGAGCGCGGCGCACGCCGCGGCCAGGAGCAGCTGCGCGGCGACGGCCTGGCGGGTGCGGAGGAGTTCGAGCAACTCGCGGCGGACGATCGGGTTGGTGGTCATCGGGCCGCCTCGCCGTCGGCCTGCTGCGACACCGTCATGAAGGCGTCTTCCAGGTCCGTCTGCACCTCGCGGAACTGCGCAACCCCCACGCCCGCGGCCACAAGCGTGCCGAGCAGCGCGGCGAGTTCGTCGTCGGGCTTCGCGGTGCGGAAGCGGACGGCGAACTCGGCCGGCGCCGGCGTCACGGCGTCGCCGACGTACCGCCGCACCACGTCGGCCGCCGCGGGCACGGCCTCGGCGCGGGTCAGCAGCACCTCCATCGTCCGCAGCGGGCTCAGCTGGCGGGCGATCTCGGCGAGGGTGCCGGCGGCGCGGAGCCTGCCGCGGGCGATGATGGCGACGCGGTCGCAGATGCGGGCCAGCTCGGGGAGGATGTGGCTCGTCACGATGAGCGTCTTGCCGCGGGCGGCGAGGCCGAGCAGCACCTGCCGCATCTCGATGCGGGCCTGCGGGTCGAGGCCGTTGGCGGGCTCGTCGAGGATGAGCGCCGGCGGGTCGTGCAGCAGCGTGCGGGCGATGGCCACGCGCTGCTTCATGCCGTGGCTCAGCGCCTCCACGTACAGGTCGCGGAAGGTGCCGGCGCCGGCCGTCTCCAGCACCTCCTCGACGCGCTTCGGCCGGCCCTTCCGCGGCAGGCCGAACGCGGCGCCGAAGAAGTCCAGGTACTCGGCGACGCGCATGCCGTCGTACCCGCCGAACGTGTCGGGCATGTAGCCGATGAGGCGCTTGACGCGGCGTGGGTCGGCGGCGCAGTCGATGCCGGCGACGGTGGCGGTGCCGCTCGTCGGGCGGGCGAGGCCGACCAGGATTTTGATGGTGGTCGTCTTGCCGGCCCCGTTCGGGCCGATGAACCCGAGGATTTGCCCGCGGCCGACGGAAATCGTCAGCCGGTCTAACGCCACGAACGAGCCGTACCGCTTGGTCAGCTCGCGCGTCTCGACGACCGCCCCGTCCGCCATGCCGGTCCCCCCGTTCACGGTCCGCCCGCCGTCCGGCCGACCACGTCCAGCCCCAGTTCCTCGATCTTCCACGGCACCGGCGCCGGCGCCGGGTCGGTGATCGACACCGTCAACAACAACCCCCCGTCGGCGTCCGGCCGTAGGTGCCGTGGGTCCGCGATCTGCACGCGGACCGGCTCGGCCGGCGCGTCGGCGACGAACAGCGTCTCCGCCCCCACGCGCACCGCCACCCGCCGGCCCGGCGCGCGCACCCGCAACTTCAGAACAGCGCGTTCGACCTCCAGCGGCAGCACCGCCGCCGGCAACTGGAAGCGGAGCAGTTGCTCGGTGGGCGCCGAGGAGTCGAGCGTCGGGCGGCCCAGATCGGGGCGGCGGATCGGCACGAACGCGGCCGGCACCGCCACCCGCGTCCCGGGGGGCGTCCGCTCGAACGCCAGCGGCGTGACCAGTAGCACCGTTCCGACCGCCCGGCTCCCGTCGCGGCCGGTGAACGGCACACCGGCGGCGTCGGCCCACGTCAGGAGCAGGTCGCGCCCGTCGAGGTGCGCCGGGAGCGGGCCGCCGAGCATCTGCCGGTACACCGCCTGCCGCCGTTGCTGGCGGTCGCTCAGAACCGCACCCGGCAGCAGTTGGCCGGGCGGCAAGTCGTCGTCGGTGACAAACGTGCCGTCGGCCGCGAACCGCGCCGCGAGCAACTGTCGCTGCGCGGAGAAGACCAGCGCGTCGGCCGGCGCCGACAGTCCCGGTGCGGTCAGGCGGCCTTCGACTCCCGCGGGGCCGAACCGCACCGCGGCCGTCACCGCCCCCGGCCGCGTGGTGGCGCGGAAGGCGCCGGTGCGCACGCCGGCCGGCAGGTCGAGCCCCTCGACGTGCCAGGCGTCGGTGTCGGTGACGACGCGGGTGCGCGTCTGCCCTTCGAGGCCGGCGGCGTCCAGGTCGAGGACGCCGCCGCGCGGCGCGGCCAGCGGCACCGGGCCGGAGTCGGGCTGGAACACGGCGAGCACACCGGACAGCGTGACCTCGTCGGTCCCGCTCACCGGCTCGGCCACGGCCACGGCGGCGACCGTCGGCGGCACGCTGCCGCGCGTCAGCTCCGCATGCCCGACGAAGACGCCCGCCGCGCCCGCCGCCGCGACCGGAGCCAGCCAGCCGACCAGCTCGGGCCGCCGCGACCGGCGCAGGCCGACGCCGATGCCGGCGACCACGGAGAGGAACCCGCCGAGCACGACGGCCGCGGTGCCGCGGCCCATCACGGCGTACCCCACCTCGTCGTCGAGGAGCGGGCGGAGGGCGTCGGCTGGGAGCGGCGCCGGCCGGTTGGGCGGGTGCAATTCGGCCGCCAACTCCTGCACCGCGTCGGCGCCCGGCGGCGGCCCGGGGCGCGACAGCCCTTTCGTGCCCGCCGGCGGCGGCGGGGGTGGCGGCGGGGGCAGCCACCCGGCGGCACCAAGCGTGGTGACGAGGACGCGGCCGCGGCCGACGTTCCGGGCGAAGCCGGCCGGCCAGTCGTTCGCCACCGCGAACACCCGGTCGCCCACGGCCGGCAGGACGCGGACGTGTTCGACGGGCTGGTCGAAGTCCCGGTGTTGCGCCGCCTGACGGGGCGGGCCGAGGCGGACGCGCGTGAGGCCGACCCGGTCCACCACCTCGACCGGCCGGTCGTCGCCGAGCAGCGGCGCGACGCTGCCCCCATCGACGAGGTCGAGGAGAACCCACAGCCGGCCGCCGCGCGCCACCCACTGCCGCAGCGCCCACCGGCCGACGGGGTCGGCCGCGAGTCGGTTCCCGGCCACGACGACGTGATCGACCCCGTCGAACGCCTCCGGGGTCGGCGGCAGCGGCCCGTCGGGCGGCACCGTCAGTTCTTCCGGCAGCGTGGCGGCCTTCCGCACCAGCTTCACGAATGCGGCCGCGGCGGAGTGGTACGGCTCGTCGGCGATCAGCGCCGTCGTCGGCGTACGGGCGCGGAACGGCACCGGCCGCGCGCGAATCTTTTCCCCCTCGCCGGGCCGCAGCACCAGGGTTTCGGTGCCGTCGGTGCGGTCGTAGAGGAGCGACCGGACTTCGACGGCGTCGCCGGCGGGCGGCGCGGGGCCGAGGGGGAGCCACGCCGACAAGGCGGCCCGCGGCGGCACCCAAATGTCGCGCGCGAACCGCGCCCCGGGCCGTGCGTCGTACTCGACCACGACCCGGGCGTCGCGCGGCGTGTCGCCGGCGTTGGCGACGGTGAACCCGAGGGTGCCGCCGGTGTCGGTGAGGCGCGCGCGGCCGCCGACGGGCGTGAGCCCCTGAAGGCTGAGGGGGTGGTCCTGGGCGCGGCCGGCCGGCGCGACGAGGGCCACGACGACGGCGAGGGCGGCGAGTCGGGTCGCGGGCATCGGGACGTTCTACGACGGCGACGGGTCGCGGGGCAGGCGTAGCGTCAGCGCGAACAGCCCCGCCAGGGCGTAGGTTTGCACCGACGCCACGAGCAGGTTCTCGGCCGGCGTCAGCGGGTCGTGGCGGTTCTTGATCATGGCGAACGCCCGCTCCGGCCCGAGTACCAGCTTCGACGCCTGCGTGTCCGGCAGCCACGCCACCGCCAGGCACGCCCACATCGCCCACCGCCCCGGCCCGGCCGGCAGCCGCGCCACCAGCAGCCCCACAGGCACCGCCAGCAACAGGAAGTAGTGCGGCCAGCTC carries:
- the mscL gene encoding large-conductance mechanosensitive channel protein MscL, translating into MRPFLDEFRKFILRGNVVDLAVGVVIGAAFGKIVDSLVADMFMPVVGVLTGGFNVEGMHTTLYGDAVLKWGKFLQAVINFVIIGFCMFLVVKGVNALHQHLLKQEAAAPPPLPSPTEKLLAEIRDLLKEKPDSLRPAQLPNP
- a CDS encoding ABC transporter permease subunit; amino-acid sequence: MTTNPIVRRELLELLRTRQAVAAQLLLAAACAALVLVRWPTGGVTDVGGARSVQVLRVFGYGLLAGVVFLVPAYPATAIVRERVKGTLALLLNSPLTPWAIYLGKLGGVLGFTALLLLMTAPAAAACHALGGAPVRGGVALLYLVLAVAALQLATLALWVSGRARSTDAALRAAYALAIGVCAVPLAPAWLVEGDSGLLGGAAAWVKALSPIPAIMEVLGQGGVGSHGLATATGAVPRFLLLATVVSGVCAASTVRALARSPLDVARAAGVMTEDRSAGERRRRRLFFLVDPNRRARPISRWVNPVMVKEFRTRRFGRGHWTLRLIAGCAVLSLGLTYVAAGGAVDWGAGRIGAALVLLQTALLLLFAPSLAAGLISSEREGGGWTLLRTTPLTPGRILRGKLLSAAWPLLLLMCATLPGYVVMMTVSPELAPQARRAVACLAGTAVFAVLLGAAASSLARTTAAAMATANVVLVAVCAGPLLVWLARDAPFGHTAVEAALTISPVAAALHAAEAPGFVEYDLLPANWYAVGAACAVLLLVLVLRVRQLGRPE
- a CDS encoding ABC transporter ATP-binding protein, which codes for MADGAVVETRELTKRYGSFVALDRLTISVGRGQILGFIGPNGAGKTTTIKILVGLARPTSGTATVAGIDCAADPRRVKRLIGYMPDTFGGYDGMRVAEYLDFFGAAFGLPRKGRPKRVEEVLETAGAGTFRDLYVEALSHGMKQRVAIARTLLHDPPALILDEPANGLDPQARIEMRQVLLGLAARGKTLIVTSHILPELARICDRVAIIARGRLRAAGTLAEIARQLSPLRTMEVLLTRAEAVPAAADVVRRYVGDAVTPAPAEFAVRFRTAKPDDELAALLGTLVAAGVGVAQFREVQTDLEDAFMTVSQQADGEAAR